A genomic region of Gemmata massiliana contains the following coding sequences:
- a CDS encoding site-specific integrase → MVRSLGRKPWPRSGTLWPFVPRQSSGRRGAHLHHEVRAAWAKDTADQTQSKEFSKLLKALGFNGRSGLGFYTLRRTFRIVADEAKDQPTADYIMEHESGRMSSVYRKTISDERLKAVSDFVRKWVFGKKERWVRCAADRSAQRTHPNGVTRDLPVDHSRTPNLLASTTG, encoded by the coding sequence GTGGTGCGCTCTCTAGGCCGGAAACCGTGGCCGCGCTCCGGGACGCTTTGGCCGTTCGTCCCGCGCCAAAGCTCCGGCCGACGAGGCGCTCATCTTCATCACGAAGTACGGGCTGCGTGGGCCAAGGACACGGCCGATCAGACCCAATCGAAGGAGTTCAGCAAGCTACTCAAGGCGCTCGGGTTCAACGGCCGCAGCGGGCTCGGGTTCTACACTCTGCGGCGCACGTTCCGCATCGTGGCCGACGAGGCCAAGGATCAGCCGACCGCTGATTACATCATGGAGCACGAGTCCGGGCGCATGTCGAGTGTGTACCGCAAAACGATCAGCGACGAGCGCCTCAAGGCCGTCAGCGACTTCGTGCGCAAGTGGGTGTTCGGAAAGAAGGAACGATGGGTTCGCTGCGCCGCAGATCGGTCGGCGCAGCGAACCCATCCGAACGGAGTAACCCGAGATCTTCCCGTAGATCATTCCCGGACGCCAAATCTGCTCGCGTCAACCACCGGCTGA
- a CDS encoding transposase family protein: MQGPIHPLPAVLGLVTLVVRMGRTSLRGIARFGRQHGHPLARALGFRRGQTPAASTRSRFGPSNSKRPSPGGSVRASPRAPGALDGKCLRGSRGGAGCHRVTAYAPDSAGPGASGRPLVTRFHVRHPQVESVR, from the coding sequence TTGCAAGGTCCGATCCACCCGCTCCCGGCGGTGCTCGGGTTGGTCACGTTGGTGGTGCGGATGGGGCGCACGAGCCTCCGGGGGATCGCCCGGTTCGGGCGCCAACACGGGCACCCGTTGGCCCGCGCGCTCGGGTTCCGGCGCGGTCAGACACCGGCCGCGTCCACCCGGTCCCGGTTCGGCCCCAGCAACTCGAAGCGGCCCTCACCCGGTGGATCGGTGCGTGCCTCGCCCCGGGCGCCCGGGGCTCTGGACGGCAAGTGCCTGCGCGGGAGCCGGGGCGGTGCCGGGTGCCACCGGGTGACCGCGTACGCCCCGGACAGTGCTGGCCCAGGTGCGAGTGGACGCCCACTCGTAACGAGGTTCCATGTTCGTCATCCACAGGTGGAGTCGGTACGGTAA